From Candidatus Omnitrophota bacterium, one genomic window encodes:
- a CDS encoding flagellar basal body-associated FliL family protein — MAEAQEPQEGQQEERPRSKLPFIIIGFVILLAVIGVISYSMLSKKTGDVPSGPTPKPIGYMFTFPDQFTNNLAPPDDQLMVTVSITLEISYKTGSSLDEAKKEIGIETDPTNKNILLPKIKQIINEVFQTKSSAEVNNPAGKERIKAQIKNQLNTLLKQGRVDDVILESFIIS, encoded by the coding sequence ATGGCGGAAGCTCAAGAACCCCAAGAAGGGCAACAAGAAGAGCGACCTAGAAGTAAACTGCCCTTCATTATTATTGGATTCGTTATCCTTTTGGCCGTAATCGGTGTGATTTCTTATTCGATGTTGAGCAAAAAAACCGGCGATGTCCCAAGCGGTCCTACGCCAAAACCGATAGGCTATATGTTTACTTTCCCGGATCAATTTACGAATAATCTTGCCCCTCCCGACGATCAACTTATGGTCACTGTGAGCATCACTCTTGAAATTTCCTACAAAACAGGCTCCAGTTTAGATGAAGCGAAGAAGGAAATCGGCATCGAGACCGATCCTACAAACAAAAATATCCTATTGCCGAAAATCAAGCAGATTATAAACGAAGTGTTTCAAACCAAATCCAGCGCCGAAGTCAACAATCCAGCGGGTAAAGAACGCATCAAGGCCCAAATTAAGAACCAACTCAATACTTTGCTTAAGCAAGGGCGCGTGGATGATGTTATCTTGGAAAGCTTCATCATTTCGTGA
- a CDS encoding DUF2442 domain-containing protein, which produces METTPLIETVKPIGRGRLLVCFKNGEQRTYDCEPLFSRPQFRLLANPAFFRAVRVDVGGYGVSWNDEIDLSEYELWTNGTPIANNPNSDYS; this is translated from the coding sequence ATGGAAACGACACCACTTATCGAGACGGTCAAACCCATCGGACGCGGGCGATTGCTTGTCTGCTTCAAGAACGGCGAACAAAGAACCTACGATTGCGAGCCGCTTTTTTCCCGACCGCAATTTCGTCTGCTCGCCAATCCGGCTTTCTTCCGCGCCGTTCGAGTAGATGTTGGCGGCTACGGCGTATCATGGAACGACGAAATCGATTTGAGCGAATACGAATTATGGACGAACGGAACTCCCATCGCCAACAATCCCAATTCCGATTACTCCTAA
- a CDS encoding flagellar type III secretion system pore protein FliP, whose protein sequence is MAFWKTARRRIAAGVCRRRKKRDVESQSPWLRFLLFAMLLAMALAVSHIAAAQTAPGPALPTLGVDDPNGPNPQDVSTAIKILFLLTILSLLPSIAVMTTSFIRISIVLSLVRRAIGTQQTPSNEIIVGLSIFMTLFIMNPVFEEINNTAIQPYLRNEIKTLKPGDVDAYGKTVTEDRLPFYVMLDRASVPIRNFMWSQIGKSGAMDVAVFMRMARLEKPENKDDVPTRILIPAFMISELKKAFMMGFMIFIPFLILDIVTSSVLISMGMFQLPPAFISLPFKILLFVLVDGWSVLVKALGFSFTQNMT, encoded by the coding sequence ATGGCGTTTTGGAAGACGGCGCGGCGGCGGATTGCGGCCGGAGTTTGCCGGCGCCGGAAGAAGCGCGATGTCGAAAGCCAATCGCCTTGGCTTCGGTTTCTTCTTTTCGCCATGCTCTTGGCGATGGCTCTAGCTGTTTCTCATATCGCGGCGGCCCAGACCGCGCCTGGACCCGCATTGCCGACGCTGGGCGTGGACGATCCCAACGGTCCCAATCCGCAGGACGTTTCCACGGCGATCAAAATCCTTTTCCTGCTGACGATTCTTTCCCTCTTGCCGAGCATCGCCGTCATGACCACGTCCTTCATCCGCATTTCCATCGTTCTCAGCTTGGTGCGGCGGGCCATCGGCACGCAGCAGACGCCTTCGAACGAAATCATCGTCGGCCTTTCGATCTTCATGACCTTATTCATCATGAATCCCGTTTTCGAGGAAATTAACAATACGGCGATACAACCTTATTTGAGAAACGAAATCAAAACGCTCAAACCGGGCGACGTGGACGCTTACGGCAAAACGGTGACGGAGGACCGGTTACCCTTTTACGTCATGCTCGACCGCGCCTCCGTTCCCATTCGCAATTTCATGTGGTCGCAGATCGGCAAGAGCGGAGCGATGGACGTAGCCGTCTTCATGAGGATGGCGCGCTTGGAGAAGCCCGAAAACAAAGACGACGTTCCCACGCGAATTCTCATTCCCGCCTTCATGATCAGCGAATTGAAGAAGGCGTTCATGATGGGATTCATGATTTTCATCCCTTTCCTGATTTTGGATATCGTAACCTCGTCGGTCTTGATTTCGATGGGCATGTTCCAACTCCCGCCCGCCTTCATCTCGCTTCCCTTCAAGATTCTTCTTTTCGTCTTGGTGGATGGCTGGAGCGTATTGGTCAAGGCGTTGGGATTCTCTTTTACGCAGAATATGACGTAG
- the fliM gene encoding flagellar motor switch protein FliM: MADILSQGEIDALLSAFATGEGAADLGAGEDEEQIREVKVYDFNHPDRFSKDQIRTMHNLHDHFARIFSISLSAFLRTIVEVKLVSVDQISYEEFIRSIPNPTSLNVINMDPLEDKSLIELSPTLSFPVIDRLMGGAGNVFKKNRELTEIEQTIIEKVLYRAFDCLHEAWANVIPLNLSLEQSETNPQLLLQQYLPSEMVIMMTFEVTLGEISGTLSFCIPYPTLEPIAGQLSSTSWYSATKKELSEEHAEVLYDRLRRVHIPIVAYAGAAQMTLRELLDLKEGDVVQLNKRTDEDVVIQIGNEYRYFAKPGKKRGHKAVKITKIITGPDDV; the protein is encoded by the coding sequence ATGGCGGATATTCTTTCTCAGGGTGAAATTGACGCTTTGCTCTCCGCCTTCGCTACCGGCGAGGGCGCGGCGGATTTAGGCGCGGGAGAAGACGAAGAGCAAATACGGGAGGTTAAGGTCTACGACTTTAACCACCCCGACCGCTTTTCTAAAGACCAGATCCGCACCATGCACAACTTGCACGATCATTTCGCCCGCATTTTTTCCATCTCCCTATCTGCGTTTTTGCGCACCATTGTGGAAGTGAAGTTAGTCTCCGTCGATCAAATTTCTTACGAGGAATTTATTCGTTCCATTCCCAATCCTACTTCCCTCAACGTCATCAACATGGATCCTCTGGAAGATAAATCTCTGATCGAATTGTCGCCGACGCTCTCGTTTCCGGTGATCGACCGTTTGATGGGAGGAGCGGGCAACGTCTTCAAGAAAAACCGCGAATTGACGGAAATCGAACAGACCATCATCGAAAAGGTGCTTTATCGCGCTTTCGACTGTCTCCACGAAGCCTGGGCCAACGTCATCCCCTTGAATCTTTCCTTGGAACAATCGGAGACGAATCCCCAGCTTTTGCTCCAACAATATCTGCCTTCCGAAATGGTCATCATGATGACCTTCGAAGTGACGTTGGGGGAAATATCGGGAACGCTCTCTTTTTGCATTCCCTATCCCACCCTGGAACCGATCGCGGGACAACTTTCCAGCACTTCGTGGTATTCCGCCACCAAGAAGGAATTGTCGGAAGAACACGCCGAAGTCCTCTACGACCGCTTGCGGCGAGTTCATATTCCCATCGTTGCCTACGCTGGCGCCGCTCAGATGACCTTGCGCGAATTGCTCGATTTGAAGGAAGGGGATGTGGTTCAATTGAACAAGCGGACGGATGAAGATGTCGTCATTCAAATCGGCAACGAATACCGTTATTTCGCCAAACCCGGCAAAAAACGGGGCCATAAAGCCGTAAAGATCACGAAAATCATCACGGGACCGGACGATGTCTAG
- the fetB gene encoding iron export ABC transporter permease subunit FetB produces the protein MNSDYLPLSLNQVLASLAMIALAAILARLNRSLLERQYLIGAARSFIQLWLMGYFLLWLFQSNQPIYLALTLELMIIAGAYTSVKRQEKFSSHTFLALWLALHASALTIGGYLFWVVLQVPHPLKTPHLFLPLMGMVIGNSANGAALIVHRLRGELESRRGEIETALALGASPRQALEPYTAAAMRNALIPSINSMMLMGIVQLPGIMTGQLISGILPEKAVRYQIVVVYMLAGAVALACHLTVRWEARSFFTRRWALTLDA, from the coding sequence ATGAATAGCGATTATCTTCCTTTATCGCTCAACCAAGTGCTCGCTTCACTGGCCATGATCGCCCTAGCGGCGATTCTCGCCCGATTGAATCGCAGCCTATTGGAGCGCCAGTATCTTATTGGCGCAGCGAGATCGTTTATCCAGCTATGGCTAATGGGATATTTTCTTTTATGGCTTTTCCAGAGCAACCAGCCGATTTACCTGGCGTTAACCCTTGAATTGATGATTATCGCGGGCGCCTATACGTCGGTGAAACGGCAGGAGAAATTTTCCTCGCATACTTTTCTCGCTTTATGGCTGGCGTTGCACGCATCGGCGCTGACGATCGGGGGATACTTGTTTTGGGTGGTGCTGCAAGTCCCCCACCCCTTGAAAACGCCGCATCTGTTTCTGCCTTTGATGGGGATGGTGATCGGCAACAGCGCCAACGGAGCGGCGTTGATCGTCCATCGCCTGCGAGGAGAATTGGAGAGCCGCCGGGGCGAAATCGAAACCGCGCTAGCCTTGGGCGCCAGTCCCCGCCAGGCTCTGGAGCCGTATACGGCGGCGGCTATGCGCAACGCGCTCATACCCAGCATCAACAGCATGATGCTGATGGGCATCGTGCAGCTGCCCGGCATTATGACGGGGCAACTGATTTCCGGCATTCTGCCGGAAAAGGCTGTGCGCTATCAGATCGTTGTAGTGTATATGCTGGCGGGCGCGGTGGCGTTGGCGTGTCACCTTACGGTTCGATGGGAAGCGCGGAGCTTCTTTACGCGGCGCTGGGCGTTAACGCTCGACGCATAG
- a CDS encoding FliM/FliN family flagellar motor switch protein, producing the protein MTRRSDLKLIDLLSLRPGSLLHVHTVKGEAACLQAEIFSRSEGWKRDITDAVFPEGDLLRKHNLLKLLEIPIDAQVIVRHPESKVVEILRLEASMWSDLLSRAGQQADLMVGGRVLAHGEIVNTASESGIRITEIIE; encoded by the coding sequence ATGACGCGGCGCTCCGATTTGAAGTTGATCGATCTGCTCTCTCTGCGGCCGGGTTCGCTGCTTCACGTCCATACCGTCAAAGGCGAAGCGGCGTGCTTGCAGGCGGAGATATTTTCCCGCTCGGAAGGATGGAAGCGGGATATTACCGACGCCGTATTTCCTGAAGGAGACTTACTTAGAAAGCATAACCTATTAAAATTGCTGGAGATTCCCATCGACGCCCAAGTCATCGTGCGTCACCCGGAAAGCAAAGTAGTGGAGATTCTGCGGCTGGAGGCGTCGATGTGGAGCGATTTGCTCTCCCGCGCGGGACAACAAGCCGATCTGATGGTCGGCGGGCGCGTCTTAGCTCATGGAGAGATTGTGAATACCGCCAGCGAGAGCGGCATTCGCATAACGGAAATTATTGAATGA
- the fliQ gene encoding flagellar biosynthesis protein FliQ codes for MTEMKVIELGQDLMLNSLIISLPILGIGLIVGVLISVFQAATQINEQTLSIVPKLLVVGVTIMLLMPWLLTRIVDLTLNLFNALPEVAKN; via the coding sequence ATGACGGAGATGAAAGTCATCGAATTGGGGCAGGACCTGATGTTGAACTCCTTGATCATCAGCCTGCCCATTTTAGGCATCGGATTAATAGTCGGCGTTCTTATCAGCGTCTTCCAGGCCGCCACTCAGATCAACGAGCAAACGCTGAGCATCGTGCCCAAGCTGCTGGTGGTGGGCGTAACCATCATGCTGCTCATGCCTTGGCTGCTTACGCGGATCGTAGACTTGACCCTTAACCTATTCAATGCGCTGCCGGAGGTGGCTAAGAATTAG
- a CDS encoding type II toxin-antitoxin system Phd/YefM family antitoxin has protein sequence MNLSRDIKSMAYLKSNTSDLLKQINETRQPVIITQNGEPRAVLQDPESYENMRNAISLLKLLSKGEEDIKNGKFKSQEDVFAKIESILDEKEILHRMGKDDGKKLVGILNNECIY, from the coding sequence ATGAACTTATCGAGAGATATTAAATCAATGGCTTACCTCAAATCGAATACTTCCGATTTGCTCAAACAAATCAATGAGACTCGCCAGCCTGTTATCATTACCCAAAACGGCGAGCCTCGAGCCGTACTCCAAGATCCCGAAAGTTACGAGAACATGCGAAACGCCATCAGTCTTTTAAAACTCCTCTCCAAAGGAGAGGAAGATATCAAGAATGGAAAGTTCAAATCGCAGGAAGATGTTTTTGCGAAAATTGAAAGTATTCTTGATGAAAAAGAGATATTGCATCGTATGGGCAAAGACGATGGAAAAAAACTTGTGGGAATTTTGAATAACGAGTGTATCTATTAG
- a CDS encoding flagellar biosynthetic protein FliO, which yields MNTLCRWLTDWAVVALILLALVSSASAAQKDVKAKTAARQENLSSPSSLAASASPALGTSPLAKSGDDVFQAVLNAMNGLPSGGQTANPPRELITNVQGESAMKYAGRMLMSLAFVVLLVLALAWAAKRFILKKHTLGGGHIDLLASYALSQKSQVHLIRTCGETFLIGDGGGALSLISKVEFPSHPDEAPSQDLFSDSDEEINPLLEPPAIRSFDERLTNWQKSLDEQNLSQEVKASLLLLGGLSERLRRKGGNPNA from the coding sequence ATGAACACTCTCTGCCGCTGGTTGACGGATTGGGCCGTCGTTGCTTTGATTTTGTTGGCGCTGGTATCGTCGGCGTCAGCGGCGCAAAAAGACGTCAAGGCAAAGACGGCTGCGCGCCAGGAAAATCTATCTTCGCCGTCATCGTTGGCGGCTTCCGCTTCCCCCGCCTTGGGAACCTCGCCGTTGGCGAAGTCCGGCGATGACGTTTTTCAAGCCGTTCTCAACGCTATGAACGGCTTGCCTTCCGGCGGCCAAACAGCGAATCCCCCCCGCGAGTTGATTACGAACGTCCAAGGCGAATCCGCCATGAAATACGCTGGGCGAATGTTGATGAGCCTGGCGTTCGTCGTTTTGTTGGTTCTCGCCCTGGCCTGGGCCGCCAAGCGTTTCATCCTCAAGAAGCATACGTTAGGCGGCGGACACATCGACCTGCTCGCCTCCTATGCTCTTTCTCAAAAATCCCAGGTGCATCTCATTCGGACTTGCGGCGAAACGTTTCTCATCGGCGACGGCGGCGGCGCGCTTTCTCTTATCTCCAAAGTGGAATTTCCCTCTCATCCGGATGAAGCGCCCTCTCAGGATTTGTTTTCGGATAGCGATGAAGAGATCAATCCCCTGCTGGAACCGCCCGCTATCCGATCGTTCGACGAACGGCTGACGAATTGGCAAAAATCGCTGGACGAACAGAATCTCAGCCAGGAAGTGAAGGCTAGTCTCTTGTTGCTGGGTGGACTCTCCGAACGTCTGCGACGGAAAGGCGGAAATCCCAATGCCTAA
- a CDS encoding ATP-binding protein: MEIYAQEIQEEKDILAARDRARVICEELGFGTTEQLQVSTSVFELGKNILEHGKGGRISFSLQTEGSGLSLEVEGVDQGPGLTNEQIKDLLSSTGSSTALRGVQAMKRLMDSIVLESEPGEGTHIRLIKKKKEPPKTLARNIVGFFQEKFSSRKNPTLSEELRIQNINLLQTLSLFEEKNKELERINKELLDVKKELEKSNSNLQERTAELQEALLSLGDRTTELEANERRFAAVLDKMSQGVAITDRSGVVIIANPRFLEIFSLQIEETLETTKVGWFALLGRFYDNPSENWNKIVANMDANPHEVHSFVLKTAAIPPGTAACRMSPIVDEDDKIVGRLWIFNAADATADA, encoded by the coding sequence ATGGAAATTTACGCGCAAGAGATTCAAGAAGAAAAAGACATCCTGGCGGCTCGCGACCGGGCGCGCGTCATTTGCGAAGAATTGGGTTTCGGAACCACGGAACAACTCCAGGTTTCCACCTCCGTTTTCGAACTGGGGAAAAACATTCTCGAACACGGAAAAGGAGGCCGCATCTCTTTCTCCCTGCAAACGGAAGGAAGCGGCTTGAGCTTGGAAGTGGAAGGCGTGGACCAAGGTCCCGGCCTGACGAACGAACAGATTAAAGATTTGCTCTCCTCCACCGGTTCATCCACCGCCTTGCGCGGCGTGCAAGCGATGAAACGGCTCATGGATTCCATCGTTTTGGAATCGGAGCCGGGAGAAGGCACGCATATCCGGCTGATTAAAAAGAAAAAAGAACCCCCCAAAACCCTGGCGCGCAATATCGTCGGCTTCTTCCAGGAAAAATTCTCCTCCCGGAAAAATCCCACCCTCTCCGAAGAACTGCGCATCCAAAACATCAACCTTCTTCAAACTCTTTCCCTCTTCGAAGAAAAGAACAAAGAGCTGGAACGCATCAATAAAGAACTCCTGGACGTAAAAAAAGAGTTGGAGAAATCCAATTCCAATCTTCAGGAGCGGACGGCGGAATTGCAGGAAGCGCTGCTATCGCTGGGGGATCGCACGACGGAATTGGAAGCGAACGAACGCCGATTCGCGGCCGTATTGGATAAAATGTCGCAAGGCGTCGCCATCACAGACCGCTCTGGCGTCGTCATAATCGCCAATCCCCGTTTTCTGGAAATCTTCTCTCTGCAAATAGAAGAAACGCTCGAGACGACCAAAGTCGGCTGGTTCGCCTTGCTGGGCCGTTTTTACGATAATCCTTCGGAAAATTGGAATAAAATCGTCGCCAATATGGATGCGAATCCGCATGAAGTCCACTCGTTCGTTCTTAAAACCGCCGCCATTCCCCCCGGAACGGCCGCGTGCCGCATGTCGCCAATCGTTGATGAAGACGACAAAATCGTTGGCCGCTTATGGATTTTCAACGCGGCCGATGCAACCGCCGACGCCTGA
- the fliN gene encoding flagellar motor switch protein FliN gives MCAEALTQDEIDALLRGEPPPEKPSLITPEEEDTIKKYSSLVMDCGNDVLSTLLGESAVMEMVEYKETDPDALSGDLEGDLVVAEVNYKGLVQGKTAIIVTVDTALKLATQMTGGGAESDFGDLEESAFSEAIQSLYSSVNTQMAQQMGGEISLEPPDVTTKPPNLGDLLPESAERLILVKYELQSGTARGPIYQIIPRNLLNSLTSGFSGKVQTAMPSGDITREFATSSKVPPVMSTPAQFAPMGGASMGFDAMAGMGMPAMPEVDTTNLGLILDIAVEVKVELGRTHRKIREVLELGPGSVVELDQLAGEPIDILVNDKLFAKGEVVVIDENFGVRITDILSIEERIEALK, from the coding sequence ATGTGCGCAGAAGCCCTAACCCAAGATGAAATCGACGCGCTGTTGCGCGGAGAACCCCCTCCGGAAAAGCCGTCGCTCATCACGCCGGAAGAAGAAGATACGATCAAGAAGTATTCTTCCCTCGTGATGGATTGCGGCAATGACGTGCTTTCCACCCTGTTGGGCGAATCCGCCGTCATGGAGATGGTGGAATATAAAGAGACCGATCCCGACGCTCTAAGCGGCGATCTCGAGGGCGATCTCGTGGTCGCCGAGGTGAATTATAAAGGGCTGGTGCAAGGCAAGACCGCCATTATCGTAACCGTCGACACAGCCTTGAAACTCGCCACCCAAATGACCGGCGGCGGCGCGGAAAGCGATTTTGGCGATTTGGAGGAAAGCGCCTTCAGCGAGGCGATCCAATCGCTCTATAGTTCCGTCAATACCCAAATGGCGCAACAGATGGGCGGCGAAATCAGCCTGGAACCTCCCGACGTTACTACCAAACCTCCAAATCTCGGCGACCTGCTTCCCGAATCGGCGGAACGGCTGATCCTGGTGAAATACGAGTTGCAATCGGGGACGGCGAGGGGACCGATCTATCAGATTATTCCCCGCAATCTATTGAATTCTCTGACTTCCGGCTTCTCCGGCAAGGTTCAAACGGCCATGCCGAGCGGCGATATCACCCGCGAGTTCGCTACGTCTTCAAAAGTGCCGCCAGTCATGTCTACTCCCGCTCAGTTCGCGCCGATGGGGGGAGCGAGCATGGGCTTCGATGCGATGGCGGGCATGGGAATGCCCGCCATGCCCGAGGTCGATACCACAAACCTGGGACTGATCCTCGATATCGCCGTCGAAGTAAAAGTGGAGTTGGGACGAACGCATCGCAAGATTCGCGAAGTATTGGAACTGGGACCGGGATCGGTTGTGGAATTGGATCAATTGGCGGGCGAACCGATCGATATTCTCGTCAACGACAAACTCTTCGCTAAGGGCGAGGTGGTTGTCATCGACGAAAATTTTGGCGTTAGGATTACGGATATTTTAAGCATCGAAGAACGCATTGAAGCGTTGAAATAA
- a CDS encoding ATP-binding cassette domain-containing protein, with amino-acid sequence MSEILWLENVSCGKKTKAATVVILRDISFCMNQGEIVALLGPSGSGKSTLLRAIVGLDEIFEGRLFFHEKNLLEWDIRELRRKAGLVLQLPYLFAGSVRDNLLYGPRLHHPRRIDESDLAAELLDQVGLPIDLIERRASDLSVGQQMRVSLGRTLANRPELLLLDEPTASLDPASSRHIVELIQRLNRERGIGVLAVTHERETARSLGGRWMLLQEGQLTQPETADSLPFFETQSQPTETAI; translated from the coding sequence ATGAGCGAAATCCTGTGGCTTGAAAACGTTTCCTGCGGTAAAAAAACCAAAGCCGCGACCGTCGTCATTCTACGCGATATCTCTTTTTGCATGAATCAGGGAGAAATCGTCGCCCTCTTAGGGCCGTCTGGATCGGGCAAGTCGACGCTTTTGCGCGCCATTGTTGGACTGGACGAAATTTTCGAAGGACGCCTTTTTTTCCATGAGAAAAATCTATTGGAGTGGGATATTCGAGAGTTGCGGCGCAAGGCGGGATTGGTTTTGCAATTGCCCTATTTATTCGCGGGTTCGGTTCGAGACAACCTGCTCTACGGCCCCCGGCTGCATCATCCCCGCCGGATTGACGAATCGGATTTGGCGGCGGAACTATTGGATCAAGTAGGACTGCCCATAGATTTGATCGAACGCCGCGCGAGCGATCTCTCCGTCGGGCAGCAGATGCGCGTCTCTCTTGGCCGCACCTTGGCCAACCGGCCCGAATTGCTGCTTTTGGACGAACCCACCGCTTCGCTCGATCCCGCCTCGTCCCGGCATATCGTCGAACTGATTCAGCGGTTGAACCGTGAACGGGGCATCGGCGTATTGGCCGTCACGCACGAGCGGGAGACGGCGCGTTCCCTGGGAGGCCGATGGATGCTGTTGCAAGAGGGACAACTGACGCAACCAGAGACGGCGGATTCTCTTCCCTTCTTCGAAACGCAATCTCAACCAACGGAGACGGCGATATGA